GGCAACGCAGCCCACGAAGCCTTCACCTCATCGGCCGTCAGCAAGCCGGAGGCAATGAGCGACTTCCCGAATTGATCGACCGACAACGCCATGACGGGCCCCCGTAAAGTAGTGGGCTACAGCGTAATCGGAAAACCGCGCGGCGCATATCGAGCGGGGGCTCAGCGCGGCATTTTTCGGTGATCACTTCTCGCTATTCTCGCCGAGCGGAATCCATTGCACGGCATCGGCGATGACGTTCTTGCCGTCGGTCCCGTCGTTGGAGATGCGGACCCAACCGGTTTTGCCGGCTTGAAAGCGAAACTTCCCGAGCGTGCGGAAGAGCTTGGCGTGTTCGGGGATCTTTTGCTGATTGATGCGCAGCGTCGTCTCGCCGTCGGCGTGATGGATCGTCACCGGAGTGTTCGTGGCCCGACGGATGTTGTAGCAATGAGCGAGGCGCACTTCGTAGAGTCCATCGCGCGGCAGGTTCGGAATGAACGTCGCCGACTTCTTCCCTTTCCCTTCCTTTTGATCGTGCAAGTAGCCGAGGCCGACGTAAGGGGGCGTGTGCGTAGAGTATTGCCATGTGCCGACGAGCACGGCCGAAGTTTCATCGACGACAATGCCGGGCAACGACGCCGGATCGGCAACGATCAGTGGAACCAAGGCCGGCACGTCGACCTCGCCCGGCGCATGCGTATTGGCGACGGCATCCGGATGCGGCTTGAGCTTCGTCGCCGGCGGCTCCGCAGTTCGGGCCGTCGATACATAGGCGAGGCACAGCAGCGGCACGAGCGTGAGCTTGTGGAACTTCATGACGACTTTCCGGTTGCGTCAGCGCGGCTTCGCCTGATTGCGATCGCGAAACGTAAAGGACCAGATAAACTCCGCCGCGCGGCCGGTCTTGCGGCCGTCGGCGGGCTCGAATTTCCAGGACAAGATCACATCGAGCGCCGCACGATCGAGGCGTGGGAAGCCGCTCGATCGGTGCAGCGTGGCTGTTTCGACGTTCCCCGTCGCATCGACCTTGACCAACAGCTTAACGACTCCCGCCTCGCGCGCCGCCAACGACTCTGCGGGATACAGCGGTTGGATCTGCCGGATCGGCTTCGGCGGTTCGTCGGCCACGACCCCCGACGAGGCGGCCGACGGGTTGGAAGCGACCGATTCCATGAGCGACTTCGTCGCCACTTCGCGCGGCACCGCCTGCGGGACGGCGCGCGGCTTACGCACGATCGGAGCCTCGCGCTCTTCGCTCGCCTCGGGAACTTCGATCGCGGCGCGGGTTTCCGAAACCGTCGTCGGTGGTAGTCGGTCGTCTTCGCGAAGCACCGCGAACGTGGCGGTAGGCCGCTCGGGCTTCGCTTGGTTTCGTTTGACGAGCGGCTGCTCCATGGCCTGAATCTCGGGTGCCAGAATGTCCGGCGGCTCGACCGTAATTATTTTTTGGTGCTCCGGAGGCGGGGCGGCGACGGAAGCCGAAAGCTCGATCGAGTTCGAGCCCCGGCTGAGCGGCACGATCCAGCGGGCATCGCCGAACCAAGTGTCGTGTGCGAAGACGACGATCGCCGCCACATGCAGCAAGATGCTGGCAAGGACGAAGCCGAATGCATTGCGCGGCCAAGCGATATCGGTTCGCACTCCGAACCTCGGGCCCGGCGTCGGCGAGATGTGTAAGGCGAGACCGAGAGCATCGGCTGCGAGAGCGCCGGCAGGTT
The window above is part of the Planctomycetia bacterium genome. Proteins encoded here:
- a CDS encoding TonB family protein, with product MTRVCSVVITPIHCVSVVAQPPQVVGEAGDFEPSTARNEPAGALAADALGLALHISPTPGPRFGVRTDIAWPRNAFGFVLASILLHVAAIVVFAHDTWFGDARWIVPLSRGSNSIELSASVAAPPPEHQKIITVEPPDILAPEIQAMEQPLVKRNQAKPERPTATFAVLREDDRLPPTTVSETRAAIEVPEASEEREAPIVRKPRAVPQAVPREVATKSLMESVASNPSAASSGVVADEPPKPIRQIQPLYPAESLAAREAGVVKLLVKVDATGNVETATLHRSSGFPRLDRAALDVILSWKFEPADGRKTGRAAEFIWSFTFRDRNQAKPR